In Glycine max cultivar Williams 82 chromosome 7, Glycine_max_v4.0, whole genome shotgun sequence, a single window of DNA contains:
- the LOC100784451 gene encoding acyl-coenzyme A oxidase 4, peroxisomal, giving the protein MTRHNQDNNANMKMPSYFNLPALDVSVAFPQATPASNFPPCASDYFHFNDLLKPEEQAVRNKVRECMEKEIAPIMTEYWEKAEFPFHVIPKFAALRIAGGTIKGYGCPGLSITGSAVATAEVARVDASCSTFYLVHSSLAMLTIALCGSEAQKQKYLPSLAQMKTIACWALTEPDYGSDASALKTTATKVGGGWILDGQKRWIGNSTFADLLVIFARNTTTNQINGYIVKKDAPGLTVTKMENKIGLRIVQNGDIVMRKVFVPDDDRIEGVNSFQDTNKVLAVSRVMVAWQPIGLSMGIYDMCHRYLKERKQFGAPLAAFQISQQKLVQMLGNIQAMILVGWRLCKLYESGKMTPGHASLGKSWITLRARETAALGRELLGGNGILADFLVAKAFCDIEPIYTFEGTYDINTLVTGREVTGFASFKSVAQKSRL; this is encoded by the exons ATGACTCGCCACAATCAAg ATAATAATGCGAATATGAAGATGCCTTCGTATTTTAATTTGCCAGCACTTGATGTTTCTGTGGCTTTTCCACAAGCCACTCCAGCCTCTAATTTTCCTCCTTGTG CTTCggattattttcatttcaatgaCTTGTTGAAACCGGAGGAGCAGGCCGTGAGGAACAAAGTGAGAGAGTGTATGGAAAAAGAAATTGCTCCTATAATGACTGAG TACTGGGAGAAGGCTGAATTCCCATTTCATGTTATCCCAAAGTTTGCTGCCCTGCGTATTGCTGGTGGCACAATTAAG GGTTATGGTTGTCCTGGTCTTTCCATAACTGGAAGTGCTGTTGCTACAGCAGAAGTTGCTAGAGTTGATGCAAGCTGTTCAACTTTCTATTTGGTTCATTCTTCCTTGGCAATGCTCACTATTG CATTATGTGGGTCTGAAGCTCAGAAGCAAAAGTATTTGCCTTCTTTGGCTCAAATGAAAACTATAGCATGTTGG gcCTTGACTGAACCTGACTATGGAAGTGATGCCAGTGCTCTGAAGACCACAGCAACAA AGGTGGGAGGTGGTTGGATCCTTGATGGCCAAAAGAGATGGATAGGAAACAGTACGTTTGCTGATTTGTTGGTTATCTTTGCTAGGAATACGACAACGAATCAAATAAATGG ATATATTGTCAAAAAGGATGCACCAGGATTAACAGTAACAAAAATGGAGAATAAAATTGGACTTAGGATCGTACAAAACGGAGACATAGTTATGAGGAAAGTTTTTGTCCCTGATGATGACAGAATAGAAGGAGTAAATTCTTTTCAGGATACAAACAAG GTACTTGCTGTTTCACGTGTAATGGTTGCTTGGCAACCTATTGGTTTATCAATGGGCATCTATGATATGTGTCATAG GTACCTAAAGGAGAGGAAGCAATTTGGAGCACCATTAGCAGCTTTCCAAATCAGTCAACAAAAACTTGTTCAAATGCTAGGTAACATTCAAGCAATGATTCTTGTTGGTTGGCGTCTGTGCAAGTTGTACGAGAGTGGTAAAATGACTCCAGGTCATGCTAGCTTGGGGAAG TCGTGGATTACCCTGAGGGCAAGAGAAACAGCTGCCTTGGGGAGAGAATTGCTTGGTGGCAATGGAATTTTGGCTGATTTTCTAGTGGCAAAG GCATTCTGTGACATAGAACCTATCTACACCTTCGAAGGCACGTATGACATCAACACCTTGGTTACAGGCAGGGAAGTTACTGGTTTTGCCAGCTTTAAGTCGGTTGCTCAGAAAAGTAGGCTGTGA
- the LOC100780874 gene encoding protein RESPONSE TO ABA AND SALT 1, translating into MTDANAASFEAFLQGWMVRQRGYLDELLSAQQHYQEMQDDDDVRQLINRVICHYGQYFEEKSKIAHQNVLLVFSPPWFSSLERTFLWVGGFKPGVSFQVVNTALEDLSEEQKERLSLLNQETKVKERALNDELAKLHESVAAPPLVDMARSHGRVCFSRSFMAEEGSSVPSTFRETLENLVANADALRTNTSLKIFQVLRPAQIVSFLVAVAELQIRIRSWGLDKDSQNGGQG; encoded by the coding sequence ATGACTGATGCAAATGCTGCTTCATTTGAGGCATTTCTCCAAGGGTGGATGGTGCGCCAAAGAGGTTACCTTGACGAGCTTCTCTCAGCTCAGCAACACTATCAGGAGATgcaggatgatgatgatgtgagGCAATTAATCAACAGGGTAATCTGCCACTATGGACAATACTTTGAAGAGAAATCAAAGATTGCCCACCAAAATGTTCTTCTTGTTTTCTCACCACCATGGTTCAGTTCATTGGAAAGAACCTTTCTTTGGGTTGGGGGGTTCAAGCCAGGAGTGTCTTTTCAGGTTGTGAACACAGCTTTGGAGGATTTGTCAGAAGAACAAAAGGAGAGGTTGAGTCTGCTGAACCAAGAGACCAAGGTGAAGGAGAGAGCCCTCAATGATGAGTTGGCCAAGCTTCATGAGAGTGTGGCAGCTCCACCGCTAGTGGACATGGCAAGGAGCCATGGGAGGGTGTGTTTCAGCAGGTCCTTCATGGCAGAGGAGGGCTCTTCTGTTCCAAGCACTTTCAGAGAGACATTGGAGAATCTTGTGGCCAATGCAGATGCTTTAAGGACAAACACATCTTTGAAGATTTTTCAGGTACTGAGACCTGCTCAGATTGTCTCATTCTTGGTTGCTGTGGCTGAGCTTCAGATCAGGATCAGGTCTTGGGGTTTGGACAAGGATTCTCAGAATGGAGGCCAAGGGTGA